The Candidatus Methylomirabilota bacterium DNA segment CCTCGAGGCATTGGCAGAGCGAGGAGAAGAGGTGCACCTCCTCATCTCGCCGGGGGCGGAGACCGTGATTCGGGAGGAGACCGGGCGCGCGGTCGGGGACCTCAAGGCGCTAGCCACCTTCTACCATTCTTCCCACGATCTGGCAGCTCCGCTCGCGAGCGGGTCCTATGTCTCTCCCCATGTCCGGGCCATGATCGTTGCACCCTGTTCCATGAAGACGTTGGCCGCCATTGCGTCTGGCTATGCAGAGAACCTGATCGGTCGGGCGGCGGATGTGACGCTCAAGGAAGGAAAGCGGCTGGTGCTTGTTCCCCGCGAGAGCCCCTTAAATCCTATCCATCTGGAGAACCTGTTGCGACTGGCTCGCCTCGGTGTGGCGATCGTCCCCCCAATCCCGCCGTTCTATCAGCTGCCGAGCACCGTGCCGGAGCTGCTGGACCAGATTGTTGGGCGGATCCTAGATCAGGTCGGACTTCATACCGATCTTAGCCGGCGATGGTCTGGACGTCGGTAAAGCGATCAACGGGCCGCCTCTCCATCGACGTTTCCCGCTTGGATATCTGCAATCACATGGCGGTGCTGGCGGACCATGAGGGTACGTACAGCCTGGGGCGAAGGGTCAGGGCCGAGAAGTTCCCGGTAGAGGGTCTTGATCCGGGCCACTACGGCGCCCCCCCGGTACGCGACAGTGAGAATATGAGGATCGTCCCGGTCCAGGTCTTCCGTCTGGATATGGTAAGTCTGCTCGCGCCAGGAGAAGTTCGTGTTGAAGCCGGGTACCATTGAGCCCTCCAGGTCAAGGTCGGCAAGCGTTACTTGCAAGTATGTTGCCACAGTTCGCAGCGGTCAAGGGAGCCGCATTCCGCAGGAGGAGGTCTGGTGGGAGGCGCACGGTTGAGGGTAGCAGTCCTCTTCGGTGGCCGATCAGGAGAACATGAGGTCTCACTCGCCTCGGCCCGATCGGTCTTGAACGCTCTGGACCGGTCCAGGTATGAGGTGGTTCCCATCGGGATTACCCCCGAAGGGGAATGGCTTTTGGTGGATGGGCCGGACCGACTGGCAGAGGGCAAGGGGACCAGGATCGGGATTGTCCCTGGGCTCTCAGGACGCCCGCTGGTGGGCATGGATCCGGATCGCGAGATGGGTCGATGGTTACAGGATACCCTCGATGTGGTTTTTCCCATCCTGCACGGCACGTATGGCGAGGATGGCACGGTCCAGGGGCTTTTGGAGCTTTTGGGCATGCCCTATGTCGGTGCTGGAGTCATGGCCTCTGCAATGGGTATGGACAAGGTCGCAATGAAAGCTGCCTTCCAGCAAGCCGGGTTGCCGGTGGCGCCTTTTCAGATCCTCATGATCAGGGCCTGGCGGGAAAACGCCGCTGCCCTCTTGAGCGCCCTGGACCAGCGCTTCGCATATCCAATCTTTGTCAAGCCCAGCAACCTCGGCTCTAGTGTGGGGGTGAGTAAGGCGACAGATGGTGAGGGTCTTCGTCACGCGATCGATGAGGCCTTTCGATACGACCGAAAGATCCTGATAGAGCAAGGTGTGGATTGTCGGGAAGTCGAATGCGGCGTCCTGGGTAACGATCACCCCGAGGCTTCGGTCGTCGGCGAGATCGTCCCAAAGCGGGACTGGTACGATTACCGGGCCAAGTATGAGCCGGGCATGAGCGAGGTCCAGATCCCGTCCCCCCTCTCCCCATCACTCACCCAGAAGATTCAAGCGCAGGCCATCGCGGCCTATCAGGCCATCGATTGTGCCGGGATGGCGCGAGTAGATTTCTTTCTGGAACGCGCAACAGAAGAGCCGTATGTGAATGAGGTCAATACCATCCCAGGCTTTACCGCAACGTCGGTGTACCCGAAGCTTTGGGAGGCCAGCGGGCTCAGCTACCCAGCCCTTTTGGACCGGCTGATTCAACTGGCGTTCGAGCGTCACGACGAGCGGCGTCAGTTGCTCACCACGTACGAGAGGCCCGAGGGCCGGTGAATTTCTTTACCGTCACCCCGCGTTGACAACCCCCTCGGGGGTTGGTAGGCTTCTTGACTGTTCTCAGATATCAGGAGAAAGGGTCGAATCCGTGTTCCGCTTCATCCCTCGCGATGAAAAATTCTTCGATCTCTTTGAGGCTGCTGCCCTGAATATTCAAGAGGGAGCCGCGGCCTTGAAGGAGATGGCCGAATCGGAGGGTGACTACGAAACGTGGTGGAGGCGGATAGAAGAGTACGAGCACGTGGGGGATCGGATCACCCATGACCTCATCAGAAGGCTGAACCAGACCTTTATCACTCCCCTGGATCGGGAGGATATCCACCAGCTCGGGAGTGGGCTGGACGACGTCATGGACCTCATCGAGGCGGGGGCAACCCGTCTCACCCTGTACAAGATCAAGCGGTGTACCACCGAGGCCAAGCACCTTGCCGCGCTGATTCACCAAATGGCCGAGGAGATCGTTCTCGCCGTCCAGAAGCTCAAGGACCTGAATAGTATCCTCTCTCATTGTGTCGAGATCAACCGCCTCGAGAATCTCGCCGACCAAGTCTCCCGAGATGCCATTGCCGCCCTCTTTACGGGAGGGCACGACCCTGTCGATATCATTAAGTGGAAAGAGATCTATGAGACCTTAGAGACGGCGACAGACCGCGGCGAGGACGTGGCCGACATTCTGGAACGGATCGTCCTCAAGAATGCCTAGTGCGATTTACAGTTCACCGTTGACGGATCACAGAGAAGCGGTTCGTCCCCTCGTCGGATCGTGTCGGGAGGCAGGCTCTCGGATGCGGTCAACGGTCAACGAGGAACGGTCAACCGGGCCACAGGTCCCATGAGCGAGCCCGGCTGGATTATCATCTTGGTGGTGGTGCTGGCGGTCGTCTTCGATTTCACCAATGGGTGGAACGATGCCGCCAATGCCATCGCCACCGTCGTCTCGACCCGGGTCCTCACTCCGATTCAGGCGGTCGTGCTCGCCGGGGTTCTAAACGTCGCAGGCGCGTTTTACTCGACGGCGGTGGCGAAGACGATTGGAACGGGGATCGTCGACCCCACCTTGATCACCCAGCTCACCGTGGCGGCGGCCCTTATCGGGGGTATCGCGTGGAATGGCTGGATGACGCTCATCGGAATGCCGATCAGCGCTTCCCACGCGCTGATTGGGGCAATCATGGGGGCAACGATCGCCCACGGGGGCGTGGGGATTTTAAACTTTCAGGGACTCAAGCCGATTTTCGCAGCGATGGTGCTCTCCCCCGCGCTGGGAATTGTGCTGGGTCTCCTGTTTATGGTGGGCCTCAGCTGGTTATTCTTTCGCACGAGCCCGGCGTGGGCCAATCCCCTCTTCCGCAAGCTGCAGGTCGTCTCGGTCAGCTTTATGGCCTTCGCCCACGGTACCGGGGACGCCCAGAAGGTAATGGGGGTCATCACGTTAGCGTTGGTCTCTGGCGGATACCTGTCGTCGGTGGAAGTCCCGTGGTGGGTGATCCTGATCGCGGCGCTGGCCATGGGACTCGGCACCGTCGTAGGCGGGTGGAAAGTCATCAAGACCCTGGGGCTCAAAATGCTGAAGATGCAACCGGTCCACGGCTTTGCGGCCGAAACCACAGCTGCGATGATAGTTATTGGGGCCTCGGACATGGGGGTGCCGGTGAGCACCACCCATACGATCACCACCTCCATTATGGGGGTTGGGGCCGCGCAGCGGCTGTCGGCGGTCCGCTGGGGATTGAGCCTCAAGATCCTGTACGCCTGGCTGTTTACACTTCCAGGGGCTGGCCTCGTTGCCTATGTAGCGTACCACGCTATTCATTTCGGGACGGCCTGGGCCCGGTGATGATTCGAGGAGGGTGACGTGCGGACGATCGTGGTTGGCGCCGGTGAGGTGGGCTATCACATTGCCAAGCGCCTGATTCAAGAAGGGCACGATGTGCTCATCATCGAGGAGAATGCCGCCATCAAAGAGCGGGTGGAAAAGGAACTGGATGATGTCCTGGTCATCCAGGGCCACGGGGCCTCTCCGACCGTCTTAGAGGAGGCGGAAGTGGCCAAGACCGACATGGTGATCGCGGTCACGGATGAGGACGAGGTGAACCTGGTCGCCTCTGTGCTGGCGAAGGAATACGGCGTCGCCACCACGATCGCCCGGGTCAGGAATCCGGAGTTGTCAGGCAGCCCGTTTCTCCGATCAGGGAGGCGTTTGGGCATCGACCTCGTGATCAATCCCAACCAAGCGGTGGCCGAGGAGATTGCCAAGCTGGTCCATGTCCCCGCGGCGGCAGAGGTGGCCTTTTTTGCCGAAGGCAAGGTGCAGCTC contains these protein-coding regions:
- a CDS encoding UbiX family flavin prenyltransferase, encoding MSGSGQGLILAITGASGVAIGVRLLEALAERGEEVHLLISPGAETVIREETGRAVGDLKALATFYHSSHDLAAPLASGSYVSPHVRAMIVAPCSMKTLAAIASGYAENLIGRAADVTLKEGKRLVLVPRESPLNPIHLENLLRLARLGVAIVPPIPPFYQLPSTVPELLDQIVGRILDQVGLHTDLSRRWSGRR
- a CDS encoding inorganic phosphate transporter; protein product: MSEPGWIIILVVVLAVVFDFTNGWNDAANAIATVVSTRVLTPIQAVVLAGVLNVAGAFYSTAVAKTIGTGIVDPTLITQLTVAAALIGGIAWNGWMTLIGMPISASHALIGAIMGATIAHGGVGILNFQGLKPIFAAMVLSPALGIVLGLLFMVGLSWLFFRTSPAWANPLFRKLQVVSVSFMAFAHGTGDAQKVMGVITLALVSGGYLSSVEVPWWVILIAALAMGLGTVVGGWKVIKTLGLKMLKMQPVHGFAAETTAAMIVIGASDMGVPVSTTHTITTSIMGVGAAQRLSAVRWGLSLKILYAWLFTLPGAGLVAYVAYHAIHFGTAWAR
- a CDS encoding DUF47 family protein; amino-acid sequence: MFRFIPRDEKFFDLFEAAALNIQEGAAALKEMAESEGDYETWWRRIEEYEHVGDRITHDLIRRLNQTFITPLDREDIHQLGSGLDDVMDLIEAGATRLTLYKIKRCTTEAKHLAALIHQMAEEIVLAVQKLKDLNSILSHCVEINRLENLADQVSRDAIAALFTGGHDPVDIIKWKEIYETLETATDRGEDVADILERIVLKNA
- a CDS encoding D-alanine--D-alanine ligase, coding for MGGARLRVAVLFGGRSGEHEVSLASARSVLNALDRSRYEVVPIGITPEGEWLLVDGPDRLAEGKGTRIGIVPGLSGRPLVGMDPDREMGRWLQDTLDVVFPILHGTYGEDGTVQGLLELLGMPYVGAGVMASAMGMDKVAMKAAFQQAGLPVAPFQILMIRAWRENAAALLSALDQRFAYPIFVKPSNLGSSVGVSKATDGEGLRHAIDEAFRYDRKILIEQGVDCREVECGVLGNDHPEASVVGEIVPKRDWYDYRAKYEPGMSEVQIPSPLSPSLTQKIQAQAIAAYQAIDCAGMARVDFFLERATEEPYVNEVNTIPGFTATSVYPKLWEASGLSYPALLDRLIQLAFERHDERRQLLTTYERPEGR